The Ziziphus jujuba cultivar Dongzao chromosome 7, ASM3175591v1 genome includes a region encoding these proteins:
- the LOC107424969 gene encoding uncharacterized protein LOC107424969 isoform X2, translating to MAKSSTFYRSVYSEIEEVGWEHLVKLGEDLTFLSFRILDKKGREHILEIQLKRTYPKCPPSISADVPYIFNLEWSMQSRLKNVIRQFQEHLEKLQEFWSILEDIDKSLWVDDMKASFATSYRQINIGNDSFIMLSINASDPRSLPEIRFLGSGPSVNVMRKTWQKNSKRWKKEKPFLENLASLLETHLPGPPDVLKRDQQVECGICYAQNLPIDDELGNKSGCGTDYTCDNTNCSRAFHSICLGDWLRSITTTRQSFNVLFGNCPYCSEPIAVKINSSKQ from the exons ATGGCCAAATCATCTACTTTCTACCGCTCTGTCTACTCAGAG ATAGAAGAAGTTGGATGGGAGCATCTGGTGAAATTGGGTGAAGATCTAACTTTTCTTAGCTTTCGCATCTT GGATAAGAAAGGCAGAGAGCATATTTTGGAAATTCAACTAAAAAGAACCTATCCCAAATGTCCACCTTCGATTTCAGCA GATGTACCCTACATTTTTAACTTAGAATGGTCAATGCAATCAAGGTTGAAAAATGTGATCCGGCAGTTTCAAGAG CATCTGGAGAAGCTTCAGGAATTTTGGTCTATTTTGGAGGATATTGACAAATCTCTTTGGGTTGATGACATGAAGGCATCTTTCGCAACCTCCTATCGCCAAATCAATATAG gAAACGATAGCTTCATCATGTTATCAATAAATGCCAGCGATCCTAGATCATTACCTGA GATTCGTTTTTTGGGTTCAGGTCCAAGTGTGAATGTGATGAGAAAGACGTGGCAAAAAAATAGCAAACGGTG GAAAAAGGAGAAGCCATTTCTGGAAAATCTTGCAAGTCTTCTGGAGACTCATCTGCCAGGTCCCCCAGATGTTCTGAAGAGAGATCAACAAGTTGAATGTGGAATTTGTTATGCACAAAATCTTCCAATTG ATGATGAGCTTGGAAATAAGAGTGGGTGTGGCACCGACTACACATGTGATAATACCAACTGTTCCAGAGCATTCCATAGTATTTGTCTTGGAGACTGGTTACGCTCCATCACCACAACAAGGCA GTCATTTAATGTCCTATTTGGAAATTGTCCATATTGTTCAGAGCCAATTGCCGTGAAAATCAACAGTTCCAAGCAGTAA
- the LOC107424969 gene encoding uncharacterized protein LOC107424969 isoform X1 translates to MEFTEQTRCREMAKSSTFYRSVYSEIEEVGWEHLVKLGEDLTFLSFRILDKKGREHILEIQLKRTYPKCPPSISADVPYIFNLEWSMQSRLKNVIRQFQEHLEKLQEFWSILEDIDKSLWVDDMKASFATSYRQINIGNDSFIMLSINASDPRSLPEIRFLGSGPSVNVMRKTWQKNSKRWKKEKPFLENLASLLETHLPGPPDVLKRDQQVECGICYAQNLPIDDELGNKSGCGTDYTCDNTNCSRAFHSICLGDWLRSITTTRQSFNVLFGNCPYCSEPIAVKINSSKQ, encoded by the exons ATG GAATTCACTGAGCAGACTAGATGCAGAGAGATGGCCAAATCATCTACTTTCTACCGCTCTGTCTACTCAGAG ATAGAAGAAGTTGGATGGGAGCATCTGGTGAAATTGGGTGAAGATCTAACTTTTCTTAGCTTTCGCATCTT GGATAAGAAAGGCAGAGAGCATATTTTGGAAATTCAACTAAAAAGAACCTATCCCAAATGTCCACCTTCGATTTCAGCA GATGTACCCTACATTTTTAACTTAGAATGGTCAATGCAATCAAGGTTGAAAAATGTGATCCGGCAGTTTCAAGAG CATCTGGAGAAGCTTCAGGAATTTTGGTCTATTTTGGAGGATATTGACAAATCTCTTTGGGTTGATGACATGAAGGCATCTTTCGCAACCTCCTATCGCCAAATCAATATAG gAAACGATAGCTTCATCATGTTATCAATAAATGCCAGCGATCCTAGATCATTACCTGA GATTCGTTTTTTGGGTTCAGGTCCAAGTGTGAATGTGATGAGAAAGACGTGGCAAAAAAATAGCAAACGGTG GAAAAAGGAGAAGCCATTTCTGGAAAATCTTGCAAGTCTTCTGGAGACTCATCTGCCAGGTCCCCCAGATGTTCTGAAGAGAGATCAACAAGTTGAATGTGGAATTTGTTATGCACAAAATCTTCCAATTG ATGATGAGCTTGGAAATAAGAGTGGGTGTGGCACCGACTACACATGTGATAATACCAACTGTTCCAGAGCATTCCATAGTATTTGTCTTGGAGACTGGTTACGCTCCATCACCACAACAAGGCA GTCATTTAATGTCCTATTTGGAAATTGTCCATATTGTTCAGAGCCAATTGCCGTGAAAATCAACAGTTCCAAGCAGTAA
- the LOC107425003 gene encoding ubiquitin-conjugating enzyme E2 2 isoform X2, producing MAVIKRPQQTSWYPIAYTSSNQNQITKNFFLCIANLQSFMASSSSAQLRLMSDLKSIINEPPEGCSASPLSEDNLFVWSATIFGPDETPWEGGVFSLRLTFGDNYPEKPPRVRFTSEIFHPNVYHDGTLCMDIIQDAWSPCHNVSTILTSVQQFVAVSTN from the exons ATGGCCGTTATAAAACGACCACAACAAACCAGCTGGTATCCAATTGCTTACACTTCCagcaatcaaaatcaaattaccaaaaatttctttctttgcat AGCTAATTTACAATCTTTCATGGCATCGTCGTCGTCGGCTCAGCTTCGTCTTATGTCAGATCTCAAATCCATAATAAACGAACCACCGGAG GGTTGCAGCGCCAGTCCTTTGTCCGAAGATAATCTGTTTGTTTGGAGCGCTACCATATTTGGCCCCGATGAGACCCCATGGGAAG GGGGTGTTTTCAGTTTGAGATTGACATTCGGAGATAATTATCCCGAAAAGCCTCCACGAGTACGATTCACCTCCGAAATATTTCATCCTAATG TTTATCACGATGGTACACTGTGCATGGATATTATTCAGGATGCATGGTCACCCTGCCACAATGTGTCTACAATTTTAACTTCCGTTCAG CAATTTGTTGCAGTCTCTACTAACTGA
- the LOC107425003 gene encoding ubiquitin-conjugating enzyme E2 1 isoform X1, whose translation MAVIKRPQQTSWYPIAYTSSNQNQITKNFFLCIANLQSFMASSSSAQLRLMSDLKSIINEPPEGCSASPLSEDNLFVWSATIFGPDETPWEGGVFSLRLTFGDNYPEKPPRVRFTSEIFHPNVYHDGTLCMDIIQDAWSPCHNVSTILTSVQSLLTDPNPASPANPEAAHQYQHDVQAYNKRVRRCARRSIESS comes from the exons ATGGCCGTTATAAAACGACCACAACAAACCAGCTGGTATCCAATTGCTTACACTTCCagcaatcaaaatcaaattaccaaaaatttctttctttgcat AGCTAATTTACAATCTTTCATGGCATCGTCGTCGTCGGCTCAGCTTCGTCTTATGTCAGATCTCAAATCCATAATAAACGAACCACCGGAG GGTTGCAGCGCCAGTCCTTTGTCCGAAGATAATCTGTTTGTTTGGAGCGCTACCATATTTGGCCCCGATGAGACCCCATGGGAAG GGGGTGTTTTCAGTTTGAGATTGACATTCGGAGATAATTATCCCGAAAAGCCTCCACGAGTACGATTCACCTCCGAAATATTTCATCCTAATG TTTATCACGATGGTACACTGTGCATGGATATTATTCAGGATGCATGGTCACCCTGCCACAATGTGTCTACAATTTTAACTTCCGTTCAG TCTCTACTAACTGATCCTAACCCTGCAAGTCCTGCAAATCCTGAGGCTGCTCATCAGTATCAACATGACGTTCAGGCATATAACAA GAGGGTGCGGCGCTGTGCCCGCCGTTCCATTGAGTCTTCATAG
- the LOC107425034 gene encoding probable xyloglucan endotransglucosylase/hydrolase protein 6 yields the protein MATIICPSLRNSVASLCFCILLYSVSVGARPATFLEDFRITWADSHIRQLDGGRAIQLVLDQSSGCGFASKRQYLFGRVSMKIKLVPGDSAGTVTAFYMNSDTDTVRDELDFEFLGNRTGQPYTVQTNIYAHGKGNREQRVNLWFDPAADFHTYTILWNHRQIVFYVDEVPIRVYKNNEAKGIPYPTRQPMGVYSTLWEADDWATRGGLEKINWSKAPFLAYYKDFDIEGCPVPGPASCASSTGNWWEGTTYQALNAIEYRRYKWVRINHMIYDYCTDKSRYPVTPPECVAGF from the exons ATGGCCACTATTATTTGTCCCTCATTGAGAAATTCAGTGGCATCTCTTTGCTTTTGTATCCTTTTATATTCTGTGTCGGTCGGGGCTCGACCTGCCACTTTTCTTGAGGATTTTAGGATCACATGGGCTGATTCCCATATCAGGCAACTCGATGGAGGGAGGGCTATCCAACTTGTGCTTGACCAAAGTTCTG GATGTGGGTTTGCTTCAAAGAGGCAGTACTTATTTGGTCGTGTAAGCATGAAGATCAAGCTTGTCCCTGGAGACTCAGCAGGAACTGTTACTGCTTtctat ATGAACTCGGACACAGACACAGTACGAGACGAGCTGGATTTTGAGTTTCTGGGAAACAGAACAGGCCAACCGTACACTGTCCAAACTAACATCTACGCTCATGGTAAAGGAAACAGAGAACAAAGGGTCAACCTCTGGTTTGACCCTGCTGCAGATTTCCACACTTACACAATTCTCTGGAACCACCGCCAAATTGt GTTCTATGTGGATGAAGTGCCAATAAGGGTGTACAAGAACAATGAAGCAAAAGGAATTCCATATCCAACAAGGCAACCAATGGGAGTTTACTCAACTCTGTGGGAAGCAGATGACTGGGCAACAAGAGGAGGTTTAGAGAAGATTAATTGGAGCAAAGCACCGTTCTTGGCTTATTACAAGGACTTTGACATTGAAGGTTGTCCGGTACCAGGACCGGCAAGCTGTGCATCTAGTACCGGTAACTGGTGGGAAGGAACGACCTACCAAGCACTGAATGCAATTGAATATAGGAGATACAAGTGGGTTCGTATCAACCACATGATCTATGATTACTGTACCGATAAATCACGGTACCCTGTGACCCCACCGGAGTGTGTTGCCGGCTTCTAA
- the LOC107424969 gene encoding uncharacterized protein LOC107424969 isoform X4, which produces MEFTEQTRCREMAKSSTFYRSVYSEIEEVGWEHLVKLGEDLTFLSFRILDKKGREHILEIQLKRTYPKCPPSISAHLEKLQEFWSILEDIDKSLWVDDMKASFATSYRQINIGNDSFIMLSINASDPRSLPEIRFLGSGPSVNVMRKTWQKNSKRWKKEKPFLENLASLLETHLPGPPDVLKRDQQVECGICYAQNLPIDDELGNKSGCGTDYTCDNTNCSRAFHSICLGDWLRSITTTRQSFNVLFGNCPYCSEPIAVKINSSKQ; this is translated from the exons ATG GAATTCACTGAGCAGACTAGATGCAGAGAGATGGCCAAATCATCTACTTTCTACCGCTCTGTCTACTCAGAG ATAGAAGAAGTTGGATGGGAGCATCTGGTGAAATTGGGTGAAGATCTAACTTTTCTTAGCTTTCGCATCTT GGATAAGAAAGGCAGAGAGCATATTTTGGAAATTCAACTAAAAAGAACCTATCCCAAATGTCCACCTTCGATTTCAGCA CATCTGGAGAAGCTTCAGGAATTTTGGTCTATTTTGGAGGATATTGACAAATCTCTTTGGGTTGATGACATGAAGGCATCTTTCGCAACCTCCTATCGCCAAATCAATATAG gAAACGATAGCTTCATCATGTTATCAATAAATGCCAGCGATCCTAGATCATTACCTGA GATTCGTTTTTTGGGTTCAGGTCCAAGTGTGAATGTGATGAGAAAGACGTGGCAAAAAAATAGCAAACGGTG GAAAAAGGAGAAGCCATTTCTGGAAAATCTTGCAAGTCTTCTGGAGACTCATCTGCCAGGTCCCCCAGATGTTCTGAAGAGAGATCAACAAGTTGAATGTGGAATTTGTTATGCACAAAATCTTCCAATTG ATGATGAGCTTGGAAATAAGAGTGGGTGTGGCACCGACTACACATGTGATAATACCAACTGTTCCAGAGCATTCCATAGTATTTGTCTTGGAGACTGGTTACGCTCCATCACCACAACAAGGCA GTCATTTAATGTCCTATTTGGAAATTGTCCATATTGTTCAGAGCCAATTGCCGTGAAAATCAACAGTTCCAAGCAGTAA
- the LOC107424992 gene encoding homeobox-leucine zipper protein HAT22, protein MGFDDVCNTGLVLRLGFTAAQESCPSSKVDSNINERPKKTLVTNFSLSSTSNFEPSLTLGLSGTEPGHHHQQQQVVASSCRSSKIDVNKGCEESNNIDLYRQPSPHSAVSSFSSGRVKRERDLSSEEIEVERVSSRVSDEDEDGSNARKKLRLTKEQSALLEESFKQHSTLNPKQKQALARQLNLRPRQVEVWFQNRRARTKLKQTEVDCELLKKCCETLTDENRRLQKELQELKALKLAQPLYMHMPAATLTMCPSCERLGGGVGVGVVDGATKSPFSMAPKPHFYNPFNNPSAAC, encoded by the exons ATGGGTTTTGATGATGTTTGCAATACAGGTCTTGTTCTAAGGTTAGGTTTCACAGCAGCCCAAGAAAGTTGTCCTTCATCTAAGGTTGATAGTAATATTAATGAAAGACCAAAGAAGACTTTGGTCACAAATTTTTCCTTATCATCAACTAGCAATTTTGAGCCGTCTTTAACTTTGGGTCTCTCCGGCACTGAACCtggtcatcatcatcaacaacaacaagtTGTAGCTAGTAGCTGCAGATCTTCAAAGATTGATGTCAACAAAGGCTGTGAGGAATCCAATAATATCGATTTGTATCGTCAACCTTCGCCTCATAGCGCCGTTTCGTCTTTCTCGAGTGGGAGGGTTAAGAGGGAGAGAGATCTTAGCAGTGAAGAGATTGAGGTAGAGAGAGTGTCTTCCAGAGttagtgatgaagatgaagatggttCTAATGCAAGAAAGAAACTTAGGCTTACCAAGGAACAATCCGCTCTCTTAGAAGAAAGCTTCAAACAGCATAGCACTCTCAATCCT AAGCAAAAACAAGCTTTAGCGAGACAGCTAAATCTGCGGCCTAGACAAGTTGAAGTATGGTTCCAGAATAGAAGAGCCag GACAAAGCTTAAGCAAACAGAAGTAGATTGCGAGCTCTTGAAGAAGTGCTGCGAAACATTAACAGATGAAAACAGGAGGCTTCAGAAAGAGCTACAAGAACTCAAAGCACTGAAACTGGCCCAACCTTTGTACATGCATATGCCGGCGGCCACCCTCACCATGTGTCCGTCTTGCGAAAGACTAGGCGGCGGTGTCGGCGTTGGTGTCGTCGACGGTGCTACCAAGAGCCCATTTTCCATGGCTCCTAAACCTCACTTCTACAATCCCTTCAACAATCCTTCAGCAGCTTGCTAG
- the LOC112492643 gene encoding putative F-box/LRR-repeat protein At5g54820, which translates to MATINPNMFDKLSDSLLFIILTFLPFKEAARTSILSKRWRHIWRATSNMEFNERFFVKPDDFGSNREIQRRVFIDFAKQWMESYQEPVVKNFSLTFARPLDEPMVLDSCVRFALAHNVKELGLDFSDPQWEKHNLDCYTGRSYDLPLIGNVYEHRVLESLKLFSCNFNLSGLCNLHSLRHLSLGWIGLNASNVKDLLVNCKLLESLSLVSCHGLDYLQIEGQSLQLKSLVIDSCEITSKWLLIEAPKLRCLKFVGWIGIFEILVKNCMEEAYLDFGYEYEFGELGEILYKLLDDLYPVKVLTVCSYMLQVIPCGVEPLSISPPLNVKHLTLRTALHDNEFYGIKFMLKSCPSLETLTIEIDNRHRIFPDYVAPFKESWEKSPLIVYKCMCKSLKWVEIKGFKGTYNEAYLLRYVICFGLVMEKLNIYISKEVDASGTGSPGSQQVYLRRAQQISEFKKTSPRLQIAIFD; encoded by the exons ATGGCAACCATCAATCCCAACATGTTCGATAAATTGTCTGACTCTCTCCTCTTCATCATCCTCACCTTCTTGCCCTTCAAAGAAGCCGCAAGAACTTCCATATTATCCAAGCGTTGGCGTCACATTTGGCGTGCAACTTCAAACATGGAGTTCAACGAGCGCTTCTTTGTCAAACCCGATGATTTTGGGAGCAACAGAGAGATTCAGAGAAGGGTTTTCATCGATTTCGCAAAACAATGGATGGAAAGCTATCAAGAACCGGTGGTCAAAAATTTCTCCTTAACATTTGCTAGGCCCTTGGATGAGCCCATGGTTCTCGATAGTTGCGTCAGATTTGCATTGGCACACAATGTTAAAGAACTTGggcttgatttctctgatccaCAATGGGAGAAACATAACTTAGATTGCTATACTGGAAGGTCTTATGATTTGCCTCTGATCGGCAATGTTTATGAGCACAGGGTTCTTGAATCTCTgaagctgttttcgtgcaattttaatttatctGGGCTGTGTAATTTACATTCGTTAAGACATCTTTCATTGGGATGGATTGGGCTAAATGCATCTAATGTTAAGGATTTGCTGGTCAATTGTAAGTTGTTGGAGAGTTTGAGCCTTGTAAGTTGTCATGGATTGGATTATCTTCAAATTGAAGGGCAAAGTTTGCAACTTAAAAGTTTGGTCATAGACAGTTGTGAAATTACTAGTAAGTGGTTGTTAATTGAAGCGCCAAAGTTAAGGTGTTTGAAATTTGTGGGGTGGATTGGAATTTTTGAGATTCTGGTGAAGAATTGCATGGAAGAGGCATATCTTGATTTTGGGTATGAATATGAATTTGGTGAACTTGGTGAAATCCTTTATAAGCTTCTAGATGATCTTTACCCTGTTAAGGTGTTGACTGTTTGCAGCTACATGCTTcag GTCATCCCATGTGGAGTGGAACCTTTGAGTATTAGCCCTCCCCTGAATGTTAAACACTTAACATTGAGGACTGCATTGCATGACAATGAATTTTATGGCATCAAATTTATGCTCAAGAGTTGTCCCTCGTTGGAGACACTCACAATCGAAATTGACAACCGTCACAGAATCTTTCCT gacTATGTTGCTCCATTTAAAGAATCTTGGGAAAAATCACCACTAATTGTTTACAAATGTATGTGCAAAAGTTTAAAGTGGGTTGAGATAAAGGGTTTCAAGGGTACTTATAATGAAGCTTATCTGCTGAGATATGTGATCTGTTTCGGCCTTGTGATGGAAAAGCTGAATATTTATATCTCAAAGGAAGTGGATGCCAGTGGAACAGGAAGCCCAGGAAGCCAACAAGTATATCTACGAAGAGCTCAGCAGATATCCGAGTTTAAAAAGACATCACCAAGGTTGCAAATAGCCATCTTTGATTAA
- the LOC107424969 gene encoding uncharacterized protein LOC107424969 isoform X5, which produces MQRDGQIIYFLPLCLLRDRRSWMGASGEIGDKKGREHILEIQLKRTYPKCPPSISAHLEKLQEFWSILEDIDKSLWVDDMKASFATSYRQINIGNDSFIMLSINASDPRSLPEIRFLGSGPSVNVMRKTWQKNSKRWKKEKPFLENLASLLETHLPGPPDVLKRDQQVECGICYAQNLPIDDELGNKSGCGTDYTCDNTNCSRAFHSICLGDWLRSITTTRQSFNVLFGNCPYCSEPIAVKINSSKQ; this is translated from the exons ATGCAGAGAGATGGCCAAATCATCTACTTTCTACCGCTCTGTCTACTCAGAG ATAGAAGAAGTTGGATGGGAGCATCTGGTGAAATTGG GGATAAGAAAGGCAGAGAGCATATTTTGGAAATTCAACTAAAAAGAACCTATCCCAAATGTCCACCTTCGATTTCAGCA CATCTGGAGAAGCTTCAGGAATTTTGGTCTATTTTGGAGGATATTGACAAATCTCTTTGGGTTGATGACATGAAGGCATCTTTCGCAACCTCCTATCGCCAAATCAATATAG gAAACGATAGCTTCATCATGTTATCAATAAATGCCAGCGATCCTAGATCATTACCTGA GATTCGTTTTTTGGGTTCAGGTCCAAGTGTGAATGTGATGAGAAAGACGTGGCAAAAAAATAGCAAACGGTG GAAAAAGGAGAAGCCATTTCTGGAAAATCTTGCAAGTCTTCTGGAGACTCATCTGCCAGGTCCCCCAGATGTTCTGAAGAGAGATCAACAAGTTGAATGTGGAATTTGTTATGCACAAAATCTTCCAATTG ATGATGAGCTTGGAAATAAGAGTGGGTGTGGCACCGACTACACATGTGATAATACCAACTGTTCCAGAGCATTCCATAGTATTTGTCTTGGAGACTGGTTACGCTCCATCACCACAACAAGGCA GTCATTTAATGTCCTATTTGGAAATTGTCCATATTGTTCAGAGCCAATTGCCGTGAAAATCAACAGTTCCAAGCAGTAA
- the LOC107424969 gene encoding uncharacterized protein LOC107424969 isoform X3, producing the protein MQRDGQIIYFLPLCLLRDRRSWMGASGEIGDKKGREHILEIQLKRTYPKCPPSISADVPYIFNLEWSMQSRLKNVIRQFQEHLEKLQEFWSILEDIDKSLWVDDMKASFATSYRQINIGNDSFIMLSINASDPRSLPEIRFLGSGPSVNVMRKTWQKNSKRWKKEKPFLENLASLLETHLPGPPDVLKRDQQVECGICYAQNLPIDDELGNKSGCGTDYTCDNTNCSRAFHSICLGDWLRSITTTRQSFNVLFGNCPYCSEPIAVKINSSKQ; encoded by the exons ATGCAGAGAGATGGCCAAATCATCTACTTTCTACCGCTCTGTCTACTCAGAG ATAGAAGAAGTTGGATGGGAGCATCTGGTGAAATTGG GGATAAGAAAGGCAGAGAGCATATTTTGGAAATTCAACTAAAAAGAACCTATCCCAAATGTCCACCTTCGATTTCAGCA GATGTACCCTACATTTTTAACTTAGAATGGTCAATGCAATCAAGGTTGAAAAATGTGATCCGGCAGTTTCAAGAG CATCTGGAGAAGCTTCAGGAATTTTGGTCTATTTTGGAGGATATTGACAAATCTCTTTGGGTTGATGACATGAAGGCATCTTTCGCAACCTCCTATCGCCAAATCAATATAG gAAACGATAGCTTCATCATGTTATCAATAAATGCCAGCGATCCTAGATCATTACCTGA GATTCGTTTTTTGGGTTCAGGTCCAAGTGTGAATGTGATGAGAAAGACGTGGCAAAAAAATAGCAAACGGTG GAAAAAGGAGAAGCCATTTCTGGAAAATCTTGCAAGTCTTCTGGAGACTCATCTGCCAGGTCCCCCAGATGTTCTGAAGAGAGATCAACAAGTTGAATGTGGAATTTGTTATGCACAAAATCTTCCAATTG ATGATGAGCTTGGAAATAAGAGTGGGTGTGGCACCGACTACACATGTGATAATACCAACTGTTCCAGAGCATTCCATAGTATTTGTCTTGGAGACTGGTTACGCTCCATCACCACAACAAGGCA GTCATTTAATGTCCTATTTGGAAATTGTCCATATTGTTCAGAGCCAATTGCCGTGAAAATCAACAGTTCCAAGCAGTAA